The proteins below are encoded in one region of Streptomyces sp. NBC_00490:
- a CDS encoding 1-aminocyclopropane-1-carboxylate deaminase has translation MSLSSYERYPLLFGPSPVHRLERLTAHLGGAAIWAKREDCNSGVAYGGNKTRKLEYLIADALAQGCDTLVSIGGVQSNHTRQVAACAARAGLKCVLVQESWVDWPDAVYDKVGNILISRLAGADVRLVKAGFGIGFKESWEQALREVEESGGKPYAIPAGASDHPLGGLGFAGWAYEVAEQERESGVFFDTVVVCSVTGSTQAGMVAGFAALEEAGARPRRVLGIDASAKPAATREQIARIAHNTGQLIGVKRELTEADVELDDRYHAGVYGIPDETTLAAMRLAARTEGMVTDPVYEGKSMAGLVDLVERGEIGRDSTVLYAHLGGQPALNAYSALF, from the coding sequence ATGTCCCTTTCCTCGTACGAGCGTTACCCGCTTCTCTTCGGTCCGTCGCCGGTGCATCGGTTGGAGCGGCTCACCGCCCACCTCGGCGGTGCGGCGATCTGGGCCAAGCGTGAGGACTGCAACTCCGGGGTGGCGTACGGCGGGAACAAGACCCGCAAGCTGGAGTATCTGATCGCCGACGCCCTCGCACAGGGCTGCGACACGCTGGTCTCGATCGGTGGAGTGCAGTCCAACCACACCCGTCAGGTCGCGGCCTGTGCCGCCCGAGCCGGGCTCAAATGCGTTCTCGTGCAGGAGAGTTGGGTGGACTGGCCGGACGCCGTGTACGACAAGGTCGGCAACATCCTGATCAGCCGGCTCGCCGGGGCCGACGTACGGCTGGTGAAGGCCGGGTTCGGGATCGGGTTCAAGGAGAGCTGGGAGCAGGCGCTCAGGGAGGTCGAGGAGTCGGGCGGCAAGCCGTACGCCATCCCCGCGGGCGCCTCCGACCATCCGCTCGGCGGTCTCGGCTTCGCCGGATGGGCGTACGAAGTCGCCGAGCAGGAACGGGAGTCGGGGGTCTTCTTCGACACCGTGGTGGTGTGCTCGGTCACCGGGTCCACCCAGGCGGGGATGGTCGCCGGGTTCGCCGCCCTGGAGGAAGCGGGGGCGCGGCCGCGCCGGGTGCTCGGCATCGACGCGTCCGCGAAGCCCGCCGCCACCCGTGAGCAGATCGCCCGGATCGCCCACAACACGGGGCAACTCATCGGTGTCAAAAGGGAGTTGACCGAGGCGGACGTCGAGCTGGACGACCGGTACCACGCGGGCGTCTACGGCATCCCCGACGAGACCACCCTCGCGGCGATGCGGCTCGCCGCCCGCACCGAGGGGATGGTCACCGACCCCGTGTACGAGGGGAAGTCCATGGCCGGCCTCGTCGATCTCGTGGAGCGCGGGGAGATCGGACGGGACTCCACCGTCCTGTACGCCCACCTGGGCGGGCAGCCCGCGCTGAACGCCTACAGCGCGCTCTTCTGA